From the Roseibium salinum genome, one window contains:
- a CDS encoding PAS domain-containing sensor histidine kinase, with product MAPLHRSFLISGIVSGAAALFVLPLHLALAGPPHAAAILVLAWMLSQWPQTLYLSQSGDLNRAIGLSSTLFACFVAGVCLLTGGSDSFALAWLLIPPVEAAFSTSRRTAIGITALCCTLLAAISFLSVPLPQFEPLPGPVRFIAVLAALIYVGMLGLRISLDRKRAQNAVQVSETRRQLISQSASEIFCELDEDGRMRILGGPVKRIFGTVPTAGGEDWLFQRLHVADRPLYLSRLSDVRHSGAPAGFGIRLRIGAARPGETGQAEYRSLHLHVRPAAGDQSSGETRRLLLSVRPLDERLQEGDPEFVRSLGESRTGRVSRSLLETAGIDARNAFSEIIAHASRLEAGGEGMPVNDIRDAACLVKEAGEAGLKRLGGVLDFMPDVTAGTDPVYGAFDLRSCLDQCRELLAQSAAGKGVGIEIRTGPDLPAAVADEKRVRQAFSFILSCMIESSGSGATVTVSGERKYAGSQKPSDLEVVLSVRNRQSSLSWSAESCRSVLDFAGELLERTGGRLSLVTTLGQGESVVVCLPVRSNPALRVSSAEAVTDIRQLAKTA from the coding sequence ATGGCTCCTCTGCATCGCTCGTTTCTGATCAGCGGTATCGTGAGCGGTGCCGCCGCTCTGTTCGTCCTGCCGCTCCACCTCGCCCTGGCCGGCCCGCCCCATGCCGCCGCCATTCTCGTGCTGGCCTGGATGCTGAGCCAGTGGCCGCAGACGCTTTACCTGTCGCAGTCCGGAGATCTGAACCGGGCGATCGGTCTGTCATCAACACTGTTCGCCTGCTTCGTCGCCGGGGTCTGTCTGCTGACCGGCGGCAGCGATTCCTTTGCGCTCGCCTGGCTGTTGATCCCGCCGGTGGAAGCAGCGTTCTCGACGAGCCGCAGGACGGCGATCGGCATTACCGCGCTCTGCTGCACGCTTCTGGCCGCGATCAGCTTTCTTTCCGTGCCGCTGCCGCAATTCGAACCGCTGCCCGGGCCGGTCCGCTTCATCGCGGTCCTGGCCGCGCTGATTTATGTCGGCATGCTGGGGCTGCGGATATCGCTGGACCGCAAGCGGGCGCAAAACGCGGTGCAGGTATCTGAGACCAGGCGGCAGCTCATCAGTCAGAGTGCGTCAGAGATCTTCTGCGAACTCGACGAGGATGGACGGATGCGGATCCTGGGCGGTCCGGTCAAACGGATCTTCGGTACGGTGCCGACGGCGGGCGGGGAAGACTGGCTGTTCCAGCGATTGCATGTGGCCGACCGGCCGCTTTATCTGAGCCGGCTGTCCGACGTCCGGCACAGCGGCGCACCGGCCGGGTTCGGTATTCGGCTGCGCATCGGTGCAGCGAGGCCCGGGGAGACCGGGCAGGCGGAGTACCGTTCGCTGCACCTGCATGTAAGGCCGGCGGCGGGCGACCAGTCATCCGGGGAAACCAGAAGGCTTCTTCTGTCCGTCCGTCCGCTGGATGAGCGCTTGCAGGAAGGCGATCCGGAATTCGTCCGCTCGCTCGGGGAAAGCCGGACCGGCAGGGTTTCCAGGTCGCTGCTTGAAACCGCGGGCATTGATGCCCGCAACGCGTTTTCGGAAATCATCGCCCATGCCTCCCGGCTGGAAGCCGGCGGCGAGGGGATGCCGGTGAACGATATTCGCGATGCAGCCTGCCTGGTGAAAGAGGCCGGGGAGGCGGGTCTCAAGCGGCTTGGCGGCGTTCTGGATTTCATGCCCGACGTTACCGCAGGAACTGACCCCGTCTATGGCGCTTTCGACCTGCGGTCCTGCCTGGACCAGTGTCGCGAGCTACTCGCTCAAAGCGCGGCAGGGAAGGGTGTCGGCATTGAAATCAGGACCGGACCGGACCTGCCGGCTGCCGTGGCTGATGAGAAGCGGGTTCGCCAAGCGTTCAGCTTCATCCTTTCCTGCATGATCGAATCCTCGGGAAGCGGTGCAACGGTGACCGTCTCGGGCGAGCGGAAATATGCGGGCTCCCAGAAACCCAGCGATCTGGAAGTCGTGCTTTCGGTCAGGAACCGGCAGTCGAGCCTCAGCTGGAGCGCGGAGAGCTGCAGATCCGTCCTCGACTTTGCCGGTGAACTGCTTGAGCGGACCGGTGGGCGACTTTCGCTCGTCACCACGCTGGGTCAGGGAGAAAGTGTCGTCGTGTGTTTGCCTGTGCGTTCCAATCCGGCCTTGCGTGTCAGTTCAGCCGAAGCTGTGACGGATATCCGGCAGCTGGCGAAAACGGCATAG
- a CDS encoding peptidoglycan-binding domain-containing protein yields MAKQSRNTKQAKGRETFMSRAGHVALDNPVAAGGTVVMGLTACLIVANAVGLQPGRHPAPLFATRDRHDTMQLPEPAGRRNGIQVQEISTLVLDMQIAMRRIGLYKGPLDGLNGPATERAIRAFERRAGRMETGEANEALLALVLMHGDEPLAGQIPVPDVKPGFSGTEAQMASAETVSDIDADPYLMRVQKALSELGYGPLKADGVMGENTTAAIKRFELDRGLPLTGEPGPKVIERLETISGRSLSR; encoded by the coding sequence ATGGCAAAACAATCAAGGAACACAAAACAGGCCAAGGGCCGGGAAACCTTCATGTCGCGGGCAGGCCATGTTGCGCTGGACAATCCGGTCGCAGCCGGCGGCACCGTCGTCATGGGACTGACCGCCTGCCTGATCGTCGCCAACGCGGTCGGTCTGCAGCCGGGCCGGCATCCTGCGCCGCTGTTTGCAACGCGCGATCGGCACGACACGATGCAGCTTCCCGAACCTGCCGGCCGCCGCAACGGAATACAGGTTCAGGAAATTTCCACGCTGGTGCTGGACATGCAGATCGCCATGCGCCGGATTGGCCTCTACAAGGGGCCGCTCGACGGATTGAACGGCCCGGCAACGGAACGTGCGATCCGCGCCTTTGAGCGCCGCGCCGGCCGAATGGAGACGGGCGAGGCGAACGAGGCGCTGTTGGCGCTCGTGCTCATGCACGGCGATGAACCGCTTGCGGGGCAGATTCCCGTTCCCGATGTCAAACCCGGATTCTCCGGGACCGAAGCGCAGATGGCCTCGGCCGAGACAGTCTCCGACATCGACGCCGATCCGTATCTGATGAGGGTGCAGAAGGCTTTGTCGGAGCTCGGCTACGGTCCTTTGAAGGCCGACGGCGTGATGGGCGAAAACACGACGGCCGCCATCAAACGCTTTGAACTCGACCGGGGACTGCCGCTGACCGGCGAGCCGGGCCCGAAGGTGATCGAGCGTCTCGAGACGATCAGCGGCCGCTCGCTTTCGCGCTGA
- a CDS encoding DUF1491 family protein, with translation MRVTSEFFVSALVRRIFGEGGFAAVSKRGAAEAGAVFVSVDRLDGRFDLYGPAPQSMFSDLPDGRLFEQVLSQVGREGLDERLRSEARMDPDYWLVEIEARDGRVDLPIASDDPRPGSDVFRY, from the coding sequence ATGCGGGTCACTTCGGAATTCTTCGTCAGCGCACTTGTCCGCCGCATTTTCGGTGAAGGCGGATTTGCCGCCGTATCAAAAAGAGGGGCGGCGGAAGCCGGCGCCGTGTTCGTCAGCGTGGATCGGCTGGACGGCCGCTTCGACCTCTACGGCCCCGCCCCGCAATCAATGTTCAGCGACCTGCCGGACGGACGTCTGTTTGAACAGGTGTTGTCGCAGGTGGGCCGGGAGGGACTGGACGAGCGCCTGCGCAGCGAAGCGCGTATGGACCCGGATTACTGGCTGGTCGAAATCGAAGCACGCGATGGCCGGGTCGATCTCCCCATCGCAAGCGACGACCCCCGGCCGGGGTCGGATGTGTTCCGGTATTAG
- a CDS encoding DUF2336 domain-containing protein, which translates to MRQSQSFNRCVPGSVPPQKNAASRSSDRGILLAATELFVERSRHDAEETKIFLELARNLLPSTVPEDRRRIANLLAAHPEMPDDFLELLASDEDELTAYPALRCSPRLSVDLLLRVARSGPDSLRKAIANRPSLRESVISALCQHAGANVISILLDRDDVTLTQAQQTKLSCRSDIVATLGLVLAGQDALNPDGLMAQYLHLPAPLKAKAIAAAEMTSLLRQAQTPGGTAEHRPDSAHLRLQSALVEEAVAQNRTHFADLLAQGLGLPQSSCDLLLQADQSDGLTIALKALGMSASQTTTILIRLFGDSIPLNSLRNLLRLHGTLSFGSANVLVGQWMLQGQADQTTGAHKPAPQHAPQFQERRRREDMPGFPSEDRSARQGASHGQGRRVSGE; encoded by the coding sequence ATGCGCCAATCTCAATCCTTCAACCGTTGTGTGCCCGGTTCGGTTCCGCCTCAGAAGAACGCGGCCAGCCGGTCCTCAGATCGCGGCATTCTGCTCGCAGCGACGGAACTCTTTGTCGAGCGCTCCCGGCATGATGCTGAAGAAACTAAGATTTTTCTGGAGCTGGCGCGAAACCTCCTGCCGTCCACCGTGCCCGAAGACCGGCGCCGGATCGCCAATCTGCTGGCGGCGCATCCGGAGATGCCGGATGATTTCCTGGAGCTTCTGGCATCCGACGAGGACGAACTCACCGCCTATCCGGCGCTTCGTTGCAGTCCAAGGCTTTCTGTGGATCTCCTTTTGCGGGTTGCCAGATCCGGCCCGGACTCCTTGAGAAAGGCGATCGCCAACCGTCCCTCGCTGCGCGAATCGGTGATCAGCGCCCTGTGCCAACATGCCGGTGCGAATGTCATCAGCATCCTTCTTGATCGGGACGATGTAACTCTGACACAGGCTCAACAGACAAAATTGAGTTGTCGTAGTGACATTGTTGCTACCCTTGGTTTAGTATTAGCCGGTCAGGACGCACTCAATCCGGATGGTCTGATGGCTCAATATCTGCACTTGCCCGCCCCCTTGAAGGCGAAAGCCATCGCGGCGGCTGAAATGACCAGCCTGCTCAGGCAGGCGCAAACGCCAGGCGGAACCGCGGAGCATCGCCCGGATTCGGCGCACCTCCGGCTGCAGAGCGCGCTGGTGGAAGAAGCCGTTGCCCAGAACAGGACGCACTTTGCCGACCTGCTCGCGCAGGGCCTCGGCTTGCCGCAAAGCAGCTGCGATCTTCTGCTGCAGGCGGACCAGAGCGACGGGCTGACGATTGCGCTGAAAGCACTCGGCATGTCTGCCTCCCAGACAACCACCATCCTGATCAGACTGTTCGGCGACAGCATACCGCTGAACAGTCTGCGCAACCTGCTGCGCCTGCACGGCACGCTAAGCTTCGGATCCGCCAACGTCCTTGTCGGCCAGTGGATGCTGCAGGGGCAAGCCGACCAGACGACGGGCGCTCACAAACCGGCCCCACAGCACGCGCCGCAGTTCCAGGAGCGCCGACGCCGCGAGGACATGCCGGGCTTCCCCTCCGAAGACCGGAGCGCGCGTCAGGGCGCAAGCCACGGTCAGGGCCGCCGGGTGAGCGGCGAATAG